One Mycobacterium sp. SMC-4 DNA window includes the following coding sequences:
- the nudC gene encoding NAD(+) diphosphatase, with protein sequence MSTFRLRQVPLLSRVGADRADTLRTDIDAAVAGWADALLLRVDRRSQVLISAGAAVLNRAASIGDSPPEHAVFLGRLNDGRHVWAVRAELEPPADLDTPVEVLDLRRTGDIFDDVSAQLVATATALLNWHDAARFSPVDGAPTTPIKAGWGRVDPRTGREEFPRIDPAVICLVHDGHDRAVLARQTVWPKRLFSILAGFVEAGESFESCVVREIAEEIGLTVTDVEYLGSQPWPFPRSLMVGFHAVGDPEQQFAFNDGEIAEAAWFSRTEIREALHRGDWGSAADDAKLLLPGSISIAREIIESWAAGD encoded by the coding sequence ATGAGCACCTTCCGGCTGCGTCAGGTGCCGTTGCTCTCCCGGGTGGGCGCCGACCGTGCCGACACGCTGCGCACCGACATCGACGCGGCCGTGGCAGGTTGGGCCGACGCCCTGCTGTTGCGGGTGGACCGTCGCAGTCAAGTGCTGATCTCGGCGGGCGCAGCCGTGTTGAACCGGGCCGCGTCGATCGGCGACTCGCCGCCCGAGCATGCGGTGTTCCTCGGCCGGCTCAACGACGGTCGCCACGTCTGGGCTGTGCGGGCCGAACTCGAACCGCCCGCCGACCTCGATACCCCCGTCGAAGTGCTCGACCTGCGCCGCACCGGCGACATTTTCGACGACGTCAGCGCCCAACTGGTCGCCACCGCCACCGCGCTGCTGAATTGGCATGACGCCGCCCGATTTTCACCTGTCGACGGCGCACCGACCACGCCGATCAAAGCGGGGTGGGGTCGGGTCGACCCGCGCACCGGACGCGAGGAGTTCCCGCGGATCGACCCGGCGGTGATCTGCCTGGTCCACGACGGCCACGACCGGGCGGTGCTGGCCCGTCAGACGGTGTGGCCCAAACGGCTGTTCTCCATCCTGGCCGGATTCGTCGAGGCGGGTGAATCGTTCGAATCCTGCGTGGTGCGCGAGATCGCCGAGGAGATCGGCCTGACGGTGACCGATGTCGAATACCTGGGCAGTCAGCCGTGGCCGTTCCCGCGCTCGCTGATGGTCGGCTTCCATGCGGTCGGCGACCCCGAGCAGCAGTTCGCGTTCAACGACGGCGAAATCGCCGAGGCGGCCTGGTTCAGCCGCACCGAGATCCGCGAGGCACTGCATCGGGGGGACTGGGGCTCGGCGGCCGACGATGCCAAGCTGCTGCTGCCCGGTTCCATCTCGATCGCCCGCGAGATCATCGAGTCCTGGGCCGCGGGGGACTGA
- a CDS encoding mycoredoxin — MSADETTVTMYTTTWCGYCSRLKTALKAEGIAWTEVDIEANPEAAEFVGSVNGGNHVVPTLEFPDGTTLTNPSIKQVKAKLAG, encoded by the coding sequence ATGAGCGCTGACGAAACCACTGTGACGATGTACACCACCACGTGGTGCGGTTACTGCTCGCGCCTGAAGACGGCGCTCAAGGCCGAAGGCATCGCGTGGACCGAGGTCGACATCGAGGCCAACCCGGAGGCCGCGGAGTTCGTCGGCTCGGTCAACGGAGGCAACCATGTGGTGCCCACCCTGGAGTTCCCCGACGGCACCACGCTGACCAACCCGTCCATCAAGCAGGTCAAGGCCAAACTCGCCGGCTAA
- a CDS encoding ATP-dependent DNA helicase UvrD2: MAPTARDKLLGDLDDEQRDAVLAPRGPVCVLAGAGTGKTRTITRRIAHLVTGGHVAPAQVLAVTFTQRAAGEMRARLRGLSGDEDGASTASVQAMTFHAAARRQLSYFWPRVVGSTDWQLMDSKFAIVAQAANRTGLPTGTENVRDLAGEIEWAKASLISPETYPAEVAAVGRDIPFDAEKIAAAYAGYESLKARNSDLMLLDFDDLLLHTAAAIENDAAVAQEFRDRYRCFVVDEYQDVTPLQQRVLDAWLGDRDDLTVVGDANQTIYSFTGASPRYLLDFSRRFPDAAVIRLERDYRSTPQVVSLANRVIAAARGRMAGSRLHLIGQRPPGPNPQFKEFPDEVAEAGAVAAAVKKLVEAGTPAAEVAVLYRINAQSEVYEEALTEAGIPFQVRGGEGFFTRQEVRQALLALQRTAERDHDNEEPTGAGLSALVRTTLEPLGLTAEAPLGTRARDRWEALVALAELVDDEVAQRPELTLRAVLVELRQRADARHPPVVQGVTLASLHAAKGLEWDAVFLVGLADGTLPISHALSHGADSEPVEEERRLLYVGITRARVHLTLSWALARNPGGRQGRRPSRFLNGIAPQSQREDSPSRPRKTRGPAPRCRICNAPLTASAAIMLRRCESCPSNIDEQLLADLKEWRLRMCKEMNVPAYVVFTDNTLIAIAESMPSDEAALVAIPGIGARKLEQFGTDVLALVKSRQ; the protein is encoded by the coding sequence ATGGCCCCGACAGCGCGCGACAAGCTGCTCGGCGACCTCGACGACGAACAGCGTGACGCCGTGCTGGCCCCCCGCGGGCCGGTGTGCGTGCTGGCCGGCGCCGGCACCGGCAAGACCCGCACCATCACCCGCCGGATCGCCCACCTGGTCACCGGCGGTCACGTCGCCCCCGCGCAGGTGCTGGCGGTGACGTTCACCCAACGCGCAGCCGGCGAGATGCGGGCCCGGCTCCGCGGGCTCAGCGGTGACGAGGACGGTGCGTCCACGGCATCGGTGCAGGCGATGACGTTCCACGCCGCCGCGCGCCGCCAGCTGTCCTACTTCTGGCCCCGCGTGGTGGGCAGCACCGACTGGCAGCTGATGGACTCCAAGTTCGCGATCGTCGCGCAGGCGGCCAACCGCACCGGGCTGCCCACCGGAACCGAGAACGTGCGGGACCTGGCCGGCGAGATCGAATGGGCCAAAGCCTCACTGATCAGCCCGGAAACCTACCCGGCCGAGGTGGCCGCGGTGGGCCGCGACATTCCGTTCGACGCCGAGAAGATCGCCGCGGCCTACGCGGGCTACGAGTCGCTCAAAGCGCGCAACAGCGATCTCATGCTGCTGGATTTCGATGACCTTCTGCTGCACACCGCCGCGGCCATCGAGAACGACGCCGCGGTCGCCCAGGAGTTCCGCGACCGCTACCGCTGCTTCGTCGTCGACGAGTACCAGGACGTCACCCCGCTGCAGCAGCGGGTGCTCGACGCCTGGCTCGGCGACCGCGACGACCTCACCGTCGTCGGTGACGCCAACCAGACCATCTACTCGTTCACCGGCGCTTCGCCGCGCTACCTGCTGGACTTCTCGCGGCGATTCCCCGATGCGGCGGTCATCCGGCTGGAACGGGACTACCGCTCCACCCCGCAGGTGGTGTCGCTGGCCAACCGCGTCATCGCCGCCGCCCGCGGCCGGATGGCCGGCAGCAGACTGCACCTGATCGGCCAGCGTCCACCCGGCCCCAATCCGCAGTTCAAGGAGTTCCCCGACGAGGTCGCCGAGGCCGGCGCAGTCGCCGCCGCGGTCAAGAAGCTGGTCGAGGCGGGCACCCCGGCCGCCGAGGTGGCGGTGCTCTACCGGATCAACGCGCAGTCGGAGGTCTACGAAGAGGCACTGACCGAGGCCGGCATCCCATTCCAGGTCCGCGGCGGCGAAGGATTCTTCACCCGCCAGGAGGTCCGGCAGGCCCTGTTGGCGCTGCAGCGGACCGCCGAACGCGACCACGACAACGAGGAGCCGACCGGCGCGGGTCTGTCCGCGCTGGTCCGCACCACGCTGGAACCGCTGGGGTTGACCGCCGAAGCCCCGCTGGGCACCCGGGCCCGTGATCGGTGGGAGGCGTTGGTGGCGCTGGCCGAGTTGGTCGACGACGAGGTGGCCCAGCGTCCGGAACTGACCCTGCGGGCCGTGCTCGTCGAACTGCGCCAGCGCGCCGACGCCCGGCACCCGCCCGTGGTCCAAGGTGTCACGTTGGCCTCACTGCACGCGGCCAAAGGTCTGGAATGGGATGCGGTGTTCCTCGTCGGATTGGCCGACGGCACGCTGCCGATCTCACACGCGCTCAGCCACGGCGCCGACAGCGAGCCGGTGGAGGAAGAGCGGCGGTTGCTCTACGTCGGAATCACAAGGGCACGAGTGCATTTGACGCTCAGCTGGGCGCTGGCGCGCAACCCCGGCGGCCGTCAGGGTCGGCGGCCGTCGCGTTTCCTCAACGGCATTGCCCCGCAGTCGCAGCGCGAGGACAGCCCCAGCCGGCCGCGCAAAACCCGCGGGCCCGCTCCGCGGTGCCGAATCTGCAACGCCCCGTTGACCGCGTCGGCGGCGATCATGCTGCGGCGTTGCGAGAGCTGCCCGTCCAACATCGACGAACAGTTGCTCGCCGACCTCAAAGAGTGGCGGCTGCGGATGTGCAAGGAGATGAACGTCCCGGCCTACGTGGTGTTCACCGACAACACGTTGATCGCCATCGCCGAGTCGATGCCCAGCGACGAGGCTGCGCTGGTCGCCATCCCGGGAATCGGTGCACGCAAGCTCGAGCAGTTCGGCACCGATGTGCTCGCACTGGTCAAGAGCCGCCAATAA